GAAAGACTACGGTCCGCCAAAGCTGACTTTGATAAAAGAGTTTACAAAGGCAAATGAAGAAAACATTGAGCTTATATACAAAGACCCGGCTGTGCAAAAGCATATTAAAAAGTTTGTACCATCACCTGACAGGTTTGACCCTCAAAAGTGGCAGAGTATAAAAGAAAGGTGCGAAAAAGACAAAAACCTTGACTTTTTCGAGCTAATTGAAAAAGAGATTGGGATAACTACTGCACCAGCTTTTTCAGATTGTCTTAATGACCCGCAGCCACCTTGGACAGATGTGACATATTTGAGGCTTTATCTTGACCATCCTGTACAGTCTGCAAAGTATGTAGATGAAAGCCAGCCGCCGTATATTCTTTTTGATGTTATAAGAGGAAATATCTTCAAAGGTAAAAAGCCAAACAAAAAACTTTGGGAAAAAATCGCAAACATCATTGTATACTACCAGAAGAACTTTGGCATAGATGGTGCAAGGATTGACATGGGTCATGCTCTTCCAAAAGAACTGGAAGACATGATAATTTCAAATGCCAGAAAAGTAGACACCGAATTTTGCTTTATAGCAGAAGAGCTTTCGATGAATGCGCACAGAAAAGCAAAAGAGTCAGGGTATGACATGATAATAGGTGATCTTTGGGCAAGAGAACCACGATACTATCAAGGAACGCTGAAAAAGGTTTTGGATATACTTTTGCAGCTTGAAGTCCCTGTTTTTGCGGCATGTGAAATCCCAGACAGTCCGCGCGCAGCTTCAAGGCTTGGAAAAAGAGAATTTTCACGGTTTGCGACAGTGCTCAATTTCTTTTTACCAAACAGTGTGCCTTTTGTCACGTGCGGGCAGGAAGTTTATGAAGTTCAGCCAATGAACTTAGGTCTTGACCCGCAACCAGAAGGCAAATTTATGCTTTCTAAATCAGACCCTCTTTATGGGAAACTTGCGTTTTTTGACAAGTACGCTCTTCACTGGACAAACGAAGGTGCAGATGAAATGATAGCCTTAATTGAAGGAGTAGCTAAGATAAGAAAAGAATATTTGGACTTTATGAGCAAAGAAAACTTTTTCAAGATTCCTCACAACAGCAAATTTGTCTTGGCATTTGGATACAAACTTTTTTCTGAACATGGGAAGCAGTACCTGATTGTAGTTGCAAACGCTGATATTCTGCGAAAAAGAAAAGTCAGTTTGAATTTGATGAAAGCAGGTTTATTTGATGTGGGGAAAGGAAGACAAATTGAGTGTATCTACTCTCTAAAAGGAAATAAAAATCATATGTACGATTTTCCACACATTACAGTTGATATGGAAACTCTTGATATAAAAATTTTAAAGGTAAAATAAAAAATTGGCACTTTCCTTGCATGAGCAAAGGGGTAAAATAAATGGAAGGCAACCTGCCACCACAACTACAATCTTTTAAAACTTGCAGAGCAGTTTTTAAGCTTTTATAAGAAGCAATATCTGTATCTTTTTTATGTCTGGGGACACAGCTATGAGTTTGACAATGACAACAACTGGGATTTAATTGAAGAGTTTTGCAAAATGGTGGGTAACCAACCAGATATCTGGTATGCAACAAACATCGAGATTGTTGACTACATAAAAGCCTTGCAAAATCTCAAGTTTTCAGCAAACGGCGACTTTGTATACAACCCATCTTCAATTGACGTCTGGATTTCTGTAGATGATAAGATTGTTAAGGCTGAAGGTGGGAAGATAACAAAGCTTTGATAATAGATAACAAGAACATTAGAGGGGCTTGGAAGTAAGTAAGTTTTTCCCAAACCCCTCTTTTTTTATTACCTTATAAAATTGGTAACTACTTTTGGTTCTTTTGCAGGTTCCAAAACACTGCCTTTTCCATTTTCAACAAGCTTCAAAAGCCAAGCCATATTTTTGCCAAGCACTCTCATAATCTGAACGCCTTCTTCATCCTGCAAAACTTTATTTTTTCACTTTTCACAATATCATTTTATTATGTATGTGCAAATCAAACAAATTTAGACAAGAAGGCATATATTTTTTGTAAAAGGTGCTTGACAGGGTAGCTTTCATGTTCTATAATGAAATTAATCATAAATGAGCATAAATGATTAAATTCATTCATTAAAATGAGCATAAACGAAAGGTGAATAAAATGTTTGCAGAGGAAAGAAAAAGCAGAATTGCGCAGATGATAAAAAGTGGGCAAAGTGTCAAGGTTTCAGAGCTTGCAAAGCTGTTTGGTGTGTCAGAGTCTACCATAAGAAGAGATTTGGCGGAGCTTGAAGCTCTGGGGATAATAAAAAGAACCCATGGTGGGGCGGTCAACAATTTTATTACCTCTTTTGAGCCTTCTTTTGCAGAAAAAGAGGACAAGTTTGCAAAAGAAAAGGAGTATATAGGCAAGCTTGCAGCAAGCTTTATTCACGATGGTGATACCATCATCCTTGACTCTGGAACAACAACCCAGTATATTGCAAGAAACATTACTGCAAAAAATATAACCATAATAACCAACTCAGTAAATATAGCATACGAACTTTCTAACAATGATAATCTTGAAGTAATTGTGACAGGAGGAGTTATAAGGACAAAGACAAAAGCTCTTGTTGGAGATATAACACAAAGCGTTCTCAGGCAATTTAGGGTTGACAAAGCTTTTGTGGCAGCAAACGGAGTGTCGATAGAGTTTGGAGTGACAACGCCAAGCCATGTTGAGGCTGCTATAAAAAGAGCAATGATAGAAAATGCAAAAGAAGTTTTTTTGGTTGCAGACAGTTCAAAATTTGGCCAGGTTACTTTTTCACTCATATGTCCTGTGGAAAGGCTTGATTATATTATAACTGATAAGATGGATGACAGACAAAGAGCTGAGTATGAAAAACTTAGTGTGAAGGTCATCACGTAAAATTTTAAATTTCAAGGTGGGATCAAATTGATTTATACAGTTACACTAAATCCAGCAATAGACATGACAATATACATCGATAGTCTAAAAAAAGGACAGGTAAACAGAAGTTATTGTTGGTTAATGGATGCTGGTGGGAAAGGCATCAATGTCTCAAAGGTTATAAAAGCATTGGGTGGGCAGTCAATTGCTCTTGGTTTTTTAGGAAATGACAACAAGGATTGGTTTTTGAAATATTTAAAAGACTTGCAACTTGATTTTGACTTCATCCTTGTGGATGGTCTTACACGAACAAACATCAAAATTGTTGAGACGGCACAAAAAGTTTATACTGACCTCAATCAAAATGGTTTTGAAGTGAAGAAGAAAGACATAAACCTTTTGTTTGATAAGATAGATAGAATTGCAAAAACTGATGACATCTTTGTGCTCTCAGGAAGCCTTCCACCTGGTACAGATGAAGATGTGTATGTAGAGCTTATAAGAATGCTAAAACGAAAAGGTGCAAAGGTTATATATGATGCCGACGGAAAAGCGCTTGAGAGCGGTGTTTTAGAAAAGCCAGATGTTATAAAGCCTAATATCCATGAATTTAAATGTCTTTTTGATGTCGAGGAAAATGATTTAAATTCTATTGTAAGTTCAGCAAAAAAACTTATAGAAAATGGGATAAAAAAGGTTTTGATTTCGATGGGATCAAAGGGTGCAGTTTTTGTGACAGAAAACATGGATCTGTTTGCAAAGGCAGCTGAGGTTAAAGTAAAAAGCACAACAGGCGCAGGCGATTCAATGGTTGCAGCTATTTCTTACGGGCTTTCGCAAAATATGGATGATGTATCTATTTTCAAGCTTGCTTTAGCCTGTGCAGCGGCAAAAGTCTCAAAGGAAGGTGTAAAGGCGCCTGAGAAAAATGATATTGAGGAGTTTTTAGAAAAAATAAAATTAGAAAGGCTGGGGGAATTAAAATGGATATAAAAGCTTTGTTTTCACCATCAAGAATGAGTTTTGAACTGCAGGCAGAAACAAAGGAAGCAGTTGTTGATGAACTTATAGAGCTTCTTCATAAAGATGGAAAACTATCTGATAAAGAAAAGTTTAAAAAGGCAGTTATAAAACGTGAAGAAGAATTTTCAACAGGTATAGGTATGGGCATTGCAATTCCTCATGGAAAAGATAGTTC
The sequence above is drawn from the Caldicellulosiruptor bescii DSM 6725 genome and encodes:
- a CDS encoding DeoR/GlpR family DNA-binding transcription regulator; translation: MFAEERKSRIAQMIKSGQSVKVSELAKLFGVSESTIRRDLAELEALGIIKRTHGGAVNNFITSFEPSFAEKEDKFAKEKEYIGKLAASFIHDGDTIILDSGTTTQYIARNITAKNITIITNSVNIAYELSNNDNLEVIVTGGVIRTKTKALVGDITQSVLRQFRVDKAFVAANGVSIEFGVTTPSHVEAAIKRAMIENAKEVFLVADSSKFGQVTFSLICPVERLDYIITDKMDDRQRAEYEKLSVKVIT
- the pfkB gene encoding 1-phosphofructokinase — its product is MIYTVTLNPAIDMTIYIDSLKKGQVNRSYCWLMDAGGKGINVSKVIKALGGQSIALGFLGNDNKDWFLKYLKDLQLDFDFILVDGLTRTNIKIVETAQKVYTDLNQNGFEVKKKDINLLFDKIDRIAKTDDIFVLSGSLPPGTDEDVYVELIRMLKRKGAKVIYDADGKALESGVLEKPDVIKPNIHEFKCLFDVEENDLNSIVSSAKKLIENGIKKVLISMGSKGAVFVTENMDLFAKAAEVKVKSTTGAGDSMVAAISYGLSQNMDDVSIFKLALACAAAKVSKEGVKAPEKNDIEEFLEKIKLERLGELKWI
- a CDS encoding alpha-amylase family glycosyl hydrolase, with product MSALKKLVEILNNKAKEWDGKNDFRVPKLWDSFGYDGFEKKENNDGTISVNPYKFVAQAIEKAILPCMKNNTDYLQPLSEILSKDNRPSEKSYSSWIEKSSVYGMQIRTFSAWDHDGSKELELENSFGLKDTGTFVKTIALLPYIKRMGFDAIYTLPITKNSTKYKKGEMGSPYAVKNFFELDPVLFDPMADELSIDEQFKALIEACHILDIRFIIDIIPRTSARDSDFILEHPDWFYWIKVEDLKDYGPPKLTLIKEFTKANEENIELIYKDPAVQKHIKKFVPSPDRFDPQKWQSIKERCEKDKNLDFFELIEKEIGITTAPAFSDCLNDPQPPWTDVTYLRLYLDHPVQSAKYVDESQPPYILFDVIRGNIFKGKKPNKKLWEKIANIIVYYQKNFGIDGARIDMGHALPKELEDMIISNARKVDTEFCFIAEELSMNAHRKAKESGYDMIIGDLWAREPRYYQGTLKKVLDILLQLEVPVFAACEIPDSPRAASRLGKREFSRFATVLNFFLPNSVPFVTCGQEVYEVQPMNLGLDPQPEGKFMLSKSDPLYGKLAFFDKYALHWTNEGADEMIALIEGVAKIRKEYLDFMSKENFFKIPHNSKFVLAFGYKLFSEHGKQYLIVVANADILRKRKVSLNLMKAGLFDVGKGRQIECIYSLKGNKNHMYDFPHITVDMETLDIKILKVK